The Lactuca sativa cultivar Salinas chromosome 2, Lsat_Salinas_v11, whole genome shotgun sequence genome includes a window with the following:
- the LOC111910842 gene encoding E3 ubiquitin protein ligase RIN2-like, producing the protein MKMMRLFISAVCTVLSFLGLQFWTELSNVKLNSDGLIMGEHYLHFCVAKCAVENPYITTALVLNFILNVYTLIFISLKTIYFVESWKLVKRLFKYVLFKMFEALARERLEQLNTSSPNYASLWNHLGIYYVLLVVFILDAFWIMMCLVIYQTIPSSMFLLVLFFEPLSIAFETLQGILVLGFQLVDIWAHHSRGNTANSKLLTFMDTSAAASKTLMYSMSYTTIVPSPLFWLLFFEPLSIVLETLQAILFHGFQLIDIWLHYPPRNTTNSKLLKVLDMAAGLLWEQKRIILRDVGFFLDIMSLFMSLGHYMHIWFLVLDDMTFPLVDAMLTLPIQGVLSAAVMRMREFIISLRMGVDVGVGGGGDGSGSTTVVVMTGDGGGGGNCVSSGGDGGGSGGGGGASDGLVVVVVGR; encoded by the exons ATGAAGATGATGCGTCTTTTTATATCAGCAGTCTGTACGGTGTTGAGCTTTCTAGGCCTCCAATTTTGGACAGAACTTTCTAATGTGAAACTAAATTCAGACGGTTTGATCATGGGTGAACATTATCTGCACTTTTGTGTTGCCAAATGTGCAGTGGAAAATCCATATATCACTACTGCTTTAGTGCTCAACTTTATCCTCAACGTTTATACACTCATCTTTATATCTCTTAAG ACGATATATTTTGTTGAATCTTGGAAATTGGTGAAGCGACTATTTAAGTATGTTCTCTTCAAG ATGTTTGAAGCTCTAGCTAGGGAGCGACTCGAACAGTTGAATACATCTTCTCCTAATTATGCAAGTCTTTGGAATCACTTGGGCATATATTATGTTTTATTGGTGGTTTTCATTCTCGATGCATTTTG GATAATGATGTGTCTAGTTATCTACCAAACAATACCATCATCTATGTTTTTGTTAGTATTATTCTTTGAGCCTCTTAGTATTGCTTTCGAAACACTACAG GGCATTTTGGTTCTTGGATTTCAATTGGTTGATATATGGGCTCATCACTCACGAGGCAACACAGCAAATTCCAAACTATTAACGTTTATGGATACGTCAGCAGCAGCAAGCAAGACTCT GATGTATTCAATGAGCTACACAACAATAGTCCCATCGCCTCTGTTTTGGTTGTTATTCTTTGAGCCGTTAAGTATTGTTTTGGAAACACTACAA GCCATTTTGTTTCATGGATTTCAACTGATTGATATATGGCTTCATTACCCACCACGCAACACCACAAATTCCAAATTATTAAAGGTTTTGGATATGGCAGCAG GTTTACTATGGGAACAAAAGCGTATTATATTACGGGATGTGGGATTTTTCCTAGACATTATGAGTTTGTTCATGTCTCTTGGTCATTATATGCATATATGGTTTCTAGTTCTTGATGACATGACATTTCCTCTTGTTGATGCAATGCTTACCCTACCTATACaa GGCGTGTTAAGTGCAGCTGTGATGCGTATGCGGGAGTTTATTATCTCGTTAAGAATG GGTGTGGATGTGGGTGTGGGTGGGGGCGGTGATGGTAGCGGGTCGACGACGGTGGTGGTGATGACAGGCGATGGTGGTGGCGGCGGCAATTGTGTCAGTAGTGGTGGTGATGGCGGCGgcagcggtggtggtggtggtgctagTGACGGGTTAGTAGTGGTGGTGGTAGGTCGGTga